In Cryptococcus gattii WM276 chromosome A, complete sequence, one genomic interval encodes:
- a CDS encoding uncharacterized protein (Similar to SGTC gene model, INSD accession EAL22807.1) — MYRALIFDCYGTLIDWEVGMYQNLEALWSQKTCPDPDRLFKALGSLETRIQGKDEEMIYPEVLELVYTELTGHFRLWHDPEAGKAFGDSVGSWPAFPDSAAALGKLKELGLKLFVLSNVDNESFAVTRKQLETKTKFDGVYTAEDIGSYKPDLRNFRYALDRLEQDFGISPEQVIVVANSKFHDISPAHRMGLKAAWINRPDAIMGVQGFEDIKPDWTFESMKQFADGLESAREGF, encoded by the exons ATGTACAGAGCTCTAATCTTCGATTGCTACGGC ACCCTTATC GACTGGGAAGTAGGCATGTACCAAAACCTTGAAGCTCTTTGGTCTCAGAAGACTTGTCCAGATCCAGATAGATTGTTCAAAGCCCTAGGGTCTCTGGAGACGAGGATACAGgggaaggatgaggagatgATTTATCCTGAAGT GTTGGAGCTTGTGTATACAGAACTCACTGGACATTTTCGTTTATGGCATGATCCTG AAGCTGGAAAGGCATTCGGTGACTCTGTAGGCTCTTGGCCGGCATTTCCCGACTCTGCGGCTGCTCTTGGTAAACTCAAAGAGTTGGGATTAAAGTTGTTCGTCCTAAGCAATGTGGATAATGAGAGTTTTGCCGT AACCAGAAAACAGCTCGAGACGAAAACAAAGTTTGATGGAGTCTACACTGCTGAAGATA TTGGATCGTACAAGCCTGACCTTCGAAATTTCCGCTATGCCCTCGACCGTCTCGAACAAGACTTTGGCATCTCCCCGGAGCAAGTGATTGTGGTCGCAAATTCAAAATTCCACGATATCAGTCC AGCACACAGAATGGGCCTCAAAGCAGCATGGATCAACCGCCCAGACGCGATCATGGGGGTTCAAGGATTTGAGGATATCAAGCCCGACTGGACGTTTGAAAGTATGAAACAGTTTGCCGATGGGCTTGAAAGTGCGAGGGAAGGGTTTTAA
- a CDS encoding uncharacterized protein (Similar to TIGR gene model, INSD accession AAW41986.1), protein MFTRTLRLAPTLLKTPFTRTLITTSRMSASYQVVATDKAPAAIGPYVQAVTHNGLIYSSGSIPLDPQSMEVVPGGIEAQTNQVFKNISGLLTASGITPAQILKTTCFLKDMNDFVAFNKIYAEFFGETKPARSCVEVARLPKDVLVEIEFIAVAKQ, encoded by the exons ATGTTCACTCGAACTCTCAGACTTGCTCCAACTCTTCTTAAAACACCCTTCACGCGTACTCTCATTACTACTTCCAGGATGTCTGCTTCTTACCAGGTTGTCGCTACTGACA AGGCCCCCGCTGCCATTGGTCCTTACGTCCAGGCGGTCACCCACAACGGT CTCATCTACTCTTCTGGTTCGATCCCCCTTGACCCCCAGTCTATGGAGGTTGTTCCCGGCGGTATCGAGGCTCAGACT AACCAAGTCTTTAAGAACATCTCTGGTCTCCTCACTGCCTCTGGCATCACTCCCGCCCAAATCTTGAAGACCACCTGTTTCCTCAAGGACATGAACGATTTCGTCGCTTTCAACAAGATTTACGCCGAGTTCTTTGGTGAGACCAAGCCCGCTAGGAGCTGTGTCGAGGTTGCCAGGTTGCCTAAGGATGTCCTTGTTGAAATTGAGTTCATCGCCGTTGCCAAGCAGTAA
- a CDS encoding N-acetylglucosaminyldiphosphodolichol N-acetylglucosaminyltransferase catalytic subunit ALG13 (Similar to TIGR gene model, INSD accession AAW41985.1), whose protein sequence is MSHPFTLLVTVGSTLFPSLTSHILLPAFLSLLQSLGVQRLVVQYGRAELELENNVKRTLSINSQGVGRGVWSDSDGDRDGEGAQNKKETGMAVEVMRFTSDFEGLVKSSDAVISHAGSGSILSVLRQSPPIPLLIVPNRSLMDDHQSELAHELYKDGYVMVASVEDLEDKVQPFLKIWPSQAKLFPQMRKEVFRGVVDDLMGYD, encoded by the exons ATGTCCCACCCCTTTACTCTCCTCGTCACCGTCGGATCCaccctcttcccttccctcACATCCCATATCCTCTTACCGgctttcctttccctcctccaGTCCCTCGGCGTTCAACGGCTTGTCGTCCAATATGGACGGGCAGAGCTCGAGCTGGAGAATAATGTCAAACGAACGCTGAGCATAAATTCGCAAGGAGTTGGGAGAGGGGTATGGAGTGATAGTGATGGTGACCGTGATGGTGAAGGTGCTCAGAACAAGAAGGAAACAGGGATGGCAGTGGAAGTGATGAGGTTCACGAGTGACTTTGAAGGATTGGTGAAAAGTTCTGACGCAGTGATTAGTCATGCAG GTTCTGGATCTATCCTTTCCGTGCTTCGTCAATCACCCCCGATACCTCTACTCATCGTACCCAATCGAAGCCTCATGGATGATCACCAGTCGGAGCTCGCTCATGAGCTTTACAAAGATGGTTACGTCATGGTTGCTTCGGTAGA GGATCTCGAAGACAAAGTACAGCCATTCTTGAAGATATGGCCCAGTCAAGCAAAATTGTTTCCGCAGATGCGGAAGGAGGTTTTTAGAGGCGTCGTTGATGATCTTATGGGCTATGATTAG
- a CDS encoding uncharacterized protein (Similar to TIGR gene model, INSD accession AAW41984.1), giving the protein MPRSSRSSARPSAPSHSSASQSRGAHTAAYPAQHAPAQHAPAPPQTAHVQQQRQPGLLAQAASTMGGAVAGSVVGHGISNMLFGGSGHQAAPAPAAEQAPVNQQQFGASCDIQAKDFTKCLEATNGDMQSCGYYLEALKACQAAARPY; this is encoded by the exons ATGCCCCGATCC TCTCGATCCTCTGCCCGTCCCTCTGCTCCCTCCCACTCCTCCGCCTCTCAGTCCCGAGGCGCTCACACCGCCGCTTACCCCGCTCAACACGCTCCCGCCCAGCATGCTCCTGCCCCGCCTCAGACTGCTCACGTCCAGCAACAACGACAGCCCGGTCTTCTCGCCCAAGCTGCATCTACCATGGGTGGCGCTGTCGCCGGTTCCGTCGTCGGACACGGTATCTCCAACATGCTCTTCGGTGGAAGTGGACACCAAGCTGCGCCTGCGCCTGCTGCTGAGCAGGCTCCTGTGAACCAGCAGCAATTTGGCGCCAGCTGTGATATCCAGGCCAAGG ATTTCACCAAGTGCCTCGAGGCCACCAACGGTGACATGCAGTCTTGCGGCTATTACCTCGAAGCCCTCA AGGCCTGCCAGGCTGCCGCTCGTCCTTACTAA
- a CDS encoding Selenoprotein W, putative (Similar to TIGR gene model, INSD accession AAW41983.1), translating into MSEICKDCDQSPTQPASSETMSQNVISPESSLPGADVVSSPSSSYVSPQNQAQVQTAVQPPSEVRAGQAKVEGIENKDESTGISTPLTPATTAQTGQDFKSPDLREVKPSVIIEFCDRCRWAPRATWIQTELFLTFPNPILRSITLMPLNAPETGGRFRVWVDVGKGKGDELVWDRKTEGGFPELKVLKQRIRNLVQPDMGLGHSDVHGKNSEAK; encoded by the exons ATGTCCGAAATCTGTAAGGACTGCGACCAATCCCCCACCCAGCCTGCTTCTAGTGAGACCATGTCTCAAAATGTAATCTCGCCCGAGAGCAGTCTCCCCGGTGCGGATGTCGTCTCTTCACCCTCGTCTTCCTATGTATCTCCTCAAAACCAGGCTCAGGTTCAAACTGCGGTACAGCCCCCCTCGGAAGTCAGAGCTGGGCAAGCGAAAGTCGAGGGTATTGAGAACAAGGATGAATCAACCGGTATTTCCACACCATTGACTCCAGCAACGACAGCGCAGACGGGACAGGATTTCAAATCTCCTGATTTAAGAGAGGTAAAGCCTAGTGTGATTATCGAGTTTTGTGATCGATGCAGGTG GGCCCCACGCGCAACATGGATCCAGACCGAGCTGTTCCTCACTTTCCCCAACCCTATTCTGAGGAGTATAACCTTGATGCCACTTAATGCTCCCGAAACCGGGGGCAGGTTTAGGGTTTGGGTGGATGTcgggaagggaaagggagatGAATTGGTTTGGGATCGGAAG ACAGAAGGAGGTTTCCCAGAACTGAAGGTCTTGAAGCAGAGGATAAGGAATTTAGTGCAGCCTGATATGGGTTTGGGTCATTCTGATGTTCATGGAAAGAACAGTGAAGCCAAATGA
- a CDS encoding rRNA processing-related protein, putative (Similar to TIGR gene model, INSD accession AAW41735.1), translating into MVAFPKVYTVNGPSSTSAASLPSWLAVKAKPTGPGKHKKRTKTQHQIGDLELIQDFTFPGSSIKIKTTEDGQHAIATGTYKPMMKVWDLEALTVKFERVTDAENVDFVILSSDWTKTLHLQRDRSLQLHTQMGLHHTIRLPIYGRSLAYHSPSADALVGCTGNEVFRFNLEEGRYMTPLPVAQGWGDGNEDDVEGVNVVDVNPRHGLWSFGLDGGGGVVEFWDPRSRSALTRLVLPSSTLLPAQAFDQDSVLAPAQKLSITALSSHPTDGLSLAVGTSTGHTLLYDLRSPTPFAVKDQGYSEPIRKVDWLRGGGAHEDAGRVVSADSKVIKIWDKNQPSENQLSLHPPNSLVDLHPVPQSGLMLVACDAPQLSSYYIPDIGPAPKWASFLDSVTEELADDYTGGAGKSAYADYKFVDKAELETLGLTHLIGTPALKPYMHGYFLSLKLYTTARLIANPQSYSEYRDRIVNEKLKAKSESRIRTRKDQPKVNKALAERVRRAEEREKALERKKKERRGLAEAEGEEMEEDEEGGAAPGLLQDPRFKELWENPEYEVDEESREFALLNPATANNNAKRKTAVEEEEDESDRMSSDLEEEEESEEESVPEQDEGSESDESDDGNLLQYDPRQLAPSQRRPMPRGKPTLVVGGSQPTSLPTFGQRLHSQSKSASSKISAEQDPSILATRRAADGGMEMSFIPSSKARSGGRGGGSDGEDDQDEYSGGTRRRDRVERFGAGMEKGHLEDDELEGRGGRMQRRRPERSASKNAFRRK; encoded by the exons ATGGTCGCTTTCCCCAAGGTATACACGGTCAATGGTCCATCCTCAACTTCCGCtgcttctcttccttcatGGCTTGCCGTCAAAGCAAAGCCTACAGGCCCTGGCAAGCACAAGAAACGGACAAAGACCCAACACCAGATCGGTGACCTCGAGCTCATTCAAGACTTCACTTTCCCCGGGTCTTCTATCAAAATCAAGACCACCGAAGATGGCCAACATGCAATTGCTACCGGCACATATAAGCCCATGATGAAGGTTTGGGACCTGGAGGCGTTGACTGTCAAGTTTGAGAGAGTTACAGACGCTGAGAACGTCGACTTTGTG ATATTATCGTCAGACTGGACCAAGACTCTCCACCTTCAACGTGATCGTTCTCTCCAGCTTCATACCCAGATGGGTCTACATCACACCATCCGTCTTCCTATCTACGGTCGTTCTTTAGCTTACCACTCTCCCTCTGCCGACGCTCTTGTGGGCTGTACCGGCAACGAAGTCTTCCGATTCAACCTCGAAGAAGGTCGATATATGACCCCTTTGCCCGTGGCTCAAGGATGGGGCGATGGAAACGAAGATGATGTGGAGGGCGTCAATGTGGTGGACGTGAACCCTAGACATGGACTTTGGAGTTTTGGTTTGGAcggcggtggtggtgtGGTGGAGTTCTGGGACCCTCGATCAAGATCAGCTTTGACTCGTTTGgtccttccttcttcaactttACTTCCTGCACAGGCATTTGACCAGGACTCGGTACTTGCTCCTGCCCAGAAACTTTCCATCACCGCCCTCTCCTCTCACCCTACTGATGGTCTGTCTTTGGCTGTCGGTACATCCACTGGACACACATTGTTGTACGACTTGCGAAGCCCTACCCCATTCGCTGTGAAGGATCAAGGTTACAGTGAACCTATTAGAAAGGTGGACTGGCTACGAGGCGGCGGTGCCCATGAAGATGCGGGCCGAGTGGTCAGCGCTGACAGCAAGGTCATCAAAATCTGGGATAAGAATCAG CCCTCTGAGAACCAACTTTCCCTCCATCCTCCCAATTCTCTTGTTGATCTCCATCCTGTGCCACAATCAGGTCTTATGCTTGTCGCCTGTGACGCTCCTCAATTATCATCTTATTACATTCCCGATATAGGTCCTGCTCCCAAATGGGCTAGTTTCCTTGACTCTGTCACTGAAGAACTTGCGGATGACTACACCGGCGGTGCTGGTAAGAGTGCTTATGCCGATTACAAGTTTGTCGACAAGGCGGAGTTGGAAAC TCTTGGCCTTACCCACCTTATTGGTACCCCCGCCCTCAAACCCTACATGCACGGTTacttcctctctctcaAACTCTACACCACCGCACGCCTTATCGCCAACCCTCAATCATATTCCGAATACCGCGACCGTATCGTCAACGAGAAGCTCAAGGCCAAATCCGAATCTCGTATTCGAACTCGAAAGGACCAGCCCAAGGTCAACAAGGCTTTGGCGGAGAGGGTGCGCAGGGcggaggagagagagaaggctttggagaggaagaagaaggaaaggaggGGATTGGCTGAGGCAGAAGgtgaggagatggaagaggatgaggaaggaggagctGCTCCTGGGTTGCTGCAAGATCCCAGATTTAAAGAGTTGTGGGAGAACCCCGAATATGAGGTGGATGAGGAGAGTAGGGAGTTTGCGTTGCTTAATCCGGCTACCGCCAACAACAAT GCCAAGCGGAAAACCGCtgttgaggaggaggaagatgaaagcGACAGGATGTCTTCTgatcttgaagaagaagaggagagtgaagaagagtctGTGCCCGAGCAAGACGAAGGAAGCGAGAGTGACGAAAGTGACGATGGCA ACCTGTTACAGTACGACCCCCGACAACTCGCACCCTCTCAACGCCGTCCCATGCCCCGAGGCAAACCCACCCTCGTCGTTGGTGGCTCCCAACCCACCTCTCTTCCCACATTTGGCCAGCGTCTCCACTCCCAATCCAAATCCGCCTCCTCCAAAATCTCTGCGGAACAAGATCCTAGTATCCTCGCTACGCGCCGTGCCGCCGATGGTGGCATGGAGATGTCTTTCATCCCTTCATCTAAAGCACGGTCTGGTGGGAGAGGTGGCGGGAGTGATGGCGAGGATGACCAGGACGAGTACTCTGGCGGGACAAGGAGGAGGGATAGGGTGGAAAGGTTTGGTGCGGGGATGGAGAAGGGCCACttggaggatgatgagctcgaaggacgaggaggaaggatGCAGAGGCGAAGACCGGAAAGGAGTGCTTCAAAAAATGCTTTCAGGAGAAAGTAG